GGGAGCTGTTCTTGGTAGCTGCGAGAACTGCGGAAACACGCCCTCAGATCGACGAGGCACTGGTCAGGTGCCTGGTCGACACTCAGTTCCCGCAGTGGGCGGACCTGGCCCTGAAGCTGCTCGACCCCGCCGGCTCCGATCATGTGATCTACCGGTTGGGCGAGGAACTGTCCGTCCGGCTTCCGCGCCATCCCGGAGCCATCGGGCAGGCCAGGAAGGAATCGCAGTGGCTGCCCCAGCTCGCCCCGCACCTCCCCCTGGCCATCCCGGTACCAGTGGCAGTGGGCGGCCCCGGCTTCGGTTACCCGTGGCCGTGGGCGGTGTCCCGCTGGCTGGACGGCGAGGTGGCGACCGTTGACGCGCTGGGCGACTCCCCCGAGGCGGCCATCGAACTGGCTCGGTTCCTGGCCGCCTTGCAGCGGTTCCCCCTCGAGGACATCCCCGCCGGGGACGCCGGGGAAGCCCTCACCGGCCGTCCGTTGTCCGACCGGGACCGCGCGACGCGGGCCGCCATCGCCGAGGTGGACGGCGTGTTCGACACAGCAGCGATGACGCAACTGTGGAACGCGGCACTGAGCGCGCCCGGATGGGACCGCTCTCCGGTGTGGTTCCACGGCGACTTCCACACCGGCAACCTGCTGACCTCCCACGGCTGCCTCAGCGCCGTCATCGACTTCGGCGGGCTCGGCACAGGCGACCCGGCCTGCGACCTGATGATCGCCTTCACCCTGATGTCGGCAGACAGCCGAGCCGCCTTCCGCGATGCGCTCGGCGTGGACGATGCCACCTGGATGCGGGGGCGCGGCTGGGCCCTGGCCACCGGCCTGAACGCCTACACCTCCTACGCCGCCGTCAACCCCCGGGTCGCCGCGCAGACGACCCGGCAGATCACCCACGCCCTCGTCGGCTGACAACGGCAACGGCACGGCACGGCACGGCACGGCACGGCACTCAGCGGCGATCCACCTCATGGTGGCAGCCTCCGCATGAGGCCGGATGCTCGCGAAGGGGTTCTCCGGCCGGTGGGCGACCGGGGCGCGGAAGCGCGGGTGCGCCACATTTGCCGTCGCGCGGGTGCGCCCATATCTGCGTTCGCGAGCCGAGATTTCAGCGGAACTGGCGGACAGGTTCTTTGCCGCAATGAGGGGAGGGGAATTCTTCACCGTACACGGGCCGCTGCGGCGTGCTACTGTCGATCTCAGTTGCAGTTGTGGTTCCCGAATCAAGTGCTCTCCGGCCGGTCCTGTGCCGCTGGAAACGCTTTTGTACTTCCGGTCTTTTTCCGGGCGGGGTGATCATTGCGGCGACACGGTGTCCGCACGGTGCGGACTGCCGGTGCACTGCCCCGAAGGAGAAATGACATGGCTGCTGGTACCGTGAAGTGGTTCAACGCGGAAAAGGGTTTCGGCTTCATCGAGCAGGACGGTGGCGGCGCTGATGTGTTCGCCCACTACTCGAACATCGCCGCCCAGGGCTTCCGCGAGCTGCTGGAGGGCCAGAAGGTGAACTTCGACATCGCACAGGGCCAGAAGGGCCCGACGGCCGAGAACATCGTTCCCGCCTGACGCTGACTGTCGCGTACTTGTAGCTGGGGCCCGCATCCTTCGGGGTGCGGGCCCCAGCTGCATGCGTTTTCCCGTGGTGGTTTCACCTGGGGACGACACCAGGAATCCGTAGGCTCACCGCACACGGACCATCCTTCAAGGGTGCAGACGCATCCCTTCCCAGCTGTCACCGTGGGCGCTTCGAACAGTGATTCCACACCACGCCACCCCTTTCAGCGTCTTCACCCGCATGGATTCTTTTCGCGGGTCGGATTCGCTGCCGCGTTCCACCGGCCTTTCATGCAGTTCTCCGTGCTGCTTTCCGCTGCGGGAATTCCTTGATATGCGCCGCGTCGAGGAAGGTTCCGCATGAACCGCACACGTACGAACGACCGTTTCGCCCGCACCCGTAACAACGGCGGCGACTCCGCCAGGGGCAACAGCCGCTTCGGCTCGCCCGCCCCGCGCCGCTCCGGCGGACCGAGCCGCTCCGCCGGTCACGGCCGCCGGCCCGCCGCGATGCAGGGCGAGTTCGCCCTCCCCGAGACGATCACCCCCGCGCTGCCCTCCGCGGACGCCTTCGCCGATCTCGACATGCCCCGGGAACTGCTGGCCGCACTCGGCTCGCAGGGCGTGACGGTCCCCTTCCCGATCCAGGCCGCCACCCTGCCGAACTCCCTCGCGGGCCGCGACGTCCTCGGCCGCGGGCGCACCGGTTCCGGCAAGACCCTGGCCTTCGGGCTGGCCCTGCTGGCCCGCACGGCCAAACGGCGCGCCGAGGCCCGGCAGCCGCTGGGGCTGGTGCTCGTGCCCACCCGTGAGCTGGCCCAGCAGGTCACCGACGCCCTCACCCCCTACGCCCGCTCGGTGAAGCTGCGTCTGGCCACCGTGGTGGGCGGGATGCCCATCGGCCGGCAGGCGAGCGCGCTGCGCGGCGGGGCCGAGATCGTCGTCGCCACCCCCGGGCGTCTCAAGGACCTCATCACCCGCGGCGACTGCCGCCTGGACCAGGTCGCCGTCACCGTCCTGGACGAGGCCGACCAGATGGCCGACATGGGCTTCATGCCGCAGGTCACCGCCCTGCTCGACCAGGTCCGCCCCGAAGGCCAGCGCATGCTGTTCTCCGCCACCCTGGACCGCAACGTCGACCTGCTCGTGCGCCGCTACCTCAGCGACCCCGTCGTCCACTCCGTCGACCCCTCGGCCGGCGCCGTCACGACCATGGAGCACCACGTGCTCCACGTCCACGGCGCCGACAAGCACGCGGCCACCACCGAGATCGCCGCACGCGACGGCCGGGTGCTGATGTTCCTGGACACCAAGCACGCCGTCGACCGCCTCACCGAGCACCTCCTCAACAGCGGGGTACGGGCCGCCGCCCTGCACGGAGGCAAGTCCCAGCCGCAGCGCACCCGCACCCTCACCCAGTTCAAGGACGGACACGTGAGCGTGCTGGTGGCGACCAACGTCGCGGCCCGCGGCATCCACGTCGACAGCCTCGACCTCGTCGTCAACGTCGACCCGCCCACCGACCACAAGGACTACCTCCACCGCGGCGGCCGCACCGCCCGCGCCGGCGAGTCCGGCAGCGTCGTCACCCTGGTCACCCCCAACCAGCGCCGCGGCATGACCCGCCTCATGGCCACCGCGGGCATCGTCCCGCAGACCACCCAGGTCCGCGCGGGCACCGAGGACCTCCACCGCATCACCGGCGCCCAGGCACCCTCCGGCATCCCCGTCGTCATCACCGCACCCGTGGCCGAGCGCCCCAAGAAGCGCGGCTCCACCTCACGCGGCCGACGCCGCCCCGCCTCGGCCACCCGCCGCGCAGCCGTGCTTCCGCCCGGTGCCGCTGTGGCCGCCGCATAGACCTGTCCTTGATCAAGAGTCCGGCCCATCCGCACAGGAGGCACCCGTTGGCGCTTGGACAGTTACCGGCTCGCTCCGTCGGCGCTCACCCCGTGCACGGCACGGTGGTCGACGCCATGGACGCGGCCGGACCGCAGGTCTGGTACGACATGACCGTCGAGGTGGCGCTGTCCGTCATGGCCGCCGCACGTGCGGAGCATCTGGTGGTCTG
This region of Streptomyces ambofaciens ATCC 23877 genomic DNA includes:
- a CDS encoding aminoglycoside phosphotransferase family protein — translated: MVAARTAETRPQIDEALVRCLVDTQFPQWADLALKLLDPAGSDHVIYRLGEELSVRLPRHPGAIGQARKESQWLPQLAPHLPLAIPVPVAVGGPGFGYPWPWAVSRWLDGEVATVDALGDSPEAAIELARFLAALQRFPLEDIPAGDAGEALTGRPLSDRDRATRAAIAEVDGVFDTAAMTQLWNAALSAPGWDRSPVWFHGDFHTGNLLTSHGCLSAVIDFGGLGTGDPACDLMIAFTLMSADSRAAFRDALGVDDATWMRGRGWALATGLNAYTSYAAVNPRVAAQTTRQITHALVG
- a CDS encoding cold-shock protein — translated: MAAGTVKWFNAEKGFGFIEQDGGGADVFAHYSNIAAQGFRELLEGQKVNFDIAQGQKGPTAENIVPA
- a CDS encoding DEAD/DEAH box helicase — protein: MNRTRTNDRFARTRNNGGDSARGNSRFGSPAPRRSGGPSRSAGHGRRPAAMQGEFALPETITPALPSADAFADLDMPRELLAALGSQGVTVPFPIQAATLPNSLAGRDVLGRGRTGSGKTLAFGLALLARTAKRRAEARQPLGLVLVPTRELAQQVTDALTPYARSVKLRLATVVGGMPIGRQASALRGGAEIVVATPGRLKDLITRGDCRLDQVAVTVLDEADQMADMGFMPQVTALLDQVRPEGQRMLFSATLDRNVDLLVRRYLSDPVVHSVDPSAGAVTTMEHHVLHVHGADKHAATTEIAARDGRVLMFLDTKHAVDRLTEHLLNSGVRAAALHGGKSQPQRTRTLTQFKDGHVSVLVATNVAARGIHVDSLDLVVNVDPPTDHKDYLHRGGRTARAGESGSVVTLVTPNQRRGMTRLMATAGIVPQTTQVRAGTEDLHRITGAQAPSGIPVVITAPVAERPKKRGSTSRGRRRPASATRRAAVLPPGAAVAAA